From the Candidatus Poseidoniia archaeon genome, the window GCTGGCCCGCGGTCTGGGAAAGCATCAGGTGCGGAATCAGGCTGTCAGCATATTCGGGATATGCTTCGGGGAACGGGACCGAGTGGCCGCGCGCGTCGACCCCGTAGGACGCCTTGCCAATTGGCCAGTCGCGCCCCGCGTCGTAAATCAGCGAAACTGCCGCGCCATTATCGAGTGCCCGCAGGTAGAGTTCGCTGTAGCTGGATGAGTAGTCGTTGGCGACCAGCACCGCACGGCCGGAGACCGAGCCGGTAGCGGAGTAGTTAGCGTCGTCGCCGTTGCCGACGAAGACCGCCTCGATGTCGGAGTCATCGAGCGACCCCGAGAAGGCGAGCACGGTGAAGTCCTCGAGATGCGACAGTTGCTGTTCGTCGCGGTCAATCGTTGCTCCCAGAAACGGGTCCCGCTCCTCGCGAGCGATGGTCAGCTCCTGCGCCCCATCCGGCTCGTAGAGCGTCCACGGCACGGGGTGTACCGTAACGCGCGACAGCCCCGCCGCCGTGAACTGGGCGGCGACATATTCGGCGCCCAGCCGCTCGCCCTCGCTGCCGGCAAAGCGCGGGCCGTTGGCAGTCAGCGCCTCGATGTCCTCGTAGGCGCGCTGGTAGTCGAAGGCGATGAACTCCACCTCCGGCTCCCCGAACGGCCACCAGACCCAGGCGGCCGCGCCGCTGACAAGCAGCAGCAGCACCAGCGCCACCGCGATAATGCGGCCGCGCGTCGTCTCGAGGCTGGAGGGAAATTGCACGGGGCGCCAGCGTGGCGCGCTAATAAGCGCAATCCGCTTATACGCAGCACGCAAGGGGATGGCGATGGTATCCGAGAGCGCCGAGATGATGCTCAAGCACATCTACTCGCTGTCCGCCGCGGGCGACCGCGTGCGCACCACCGACCTGGCGCAGCAGACCGGGCTGACGCCGGCGACCGTGACCGAGATGGTGCAGCGGCTCGGCAGCGAAGGATTCCTCGACTACCAGCCCTACCACGGTGTGCTGCTGACCAACGAAGGCTTGCACGTAGCCGCGGAGATGGAACATCGCTTCGACCTGTTGCAACGCTTCCTGGTCGAAGTGCTGGGGGTCGAGCAGGGCGAAGCCGACACGGTCGCGTGCCGCATGGAACACATCCTGACGCGCGACATCGAGACGCGGCTCTGCAACCTGCTCGGCATCTCGCCCGACGACTCGGAAGCGGCGGT encodes:
- a CDS encoding M28 family peptidase codes for the protein MQFPSSLETTRGRIIAVALVLLLLVSGAAAWVWWPFGEPEVEFIAFDYQRAYEDIEALTANGPRFAGSEGERLGAEYVAAQFTAAGLSRVTVHPVPWTLYEPDGAQELTIAREERDPFLGATIDRDEQQLSHLEDFTVLAFSGSLDDSDIEAVFVGNGDDANYSATGSVSGRAVLVANDYSSSYSELYLRALDNGAAVSLIYDAGRDWPIGKASYGVDARGHSVPFPEAYPEYADSLIPHLMLSQTAGQQLQDWIDAAEGDDDESALVDLDINVIIEPRETYVTTGDIIGKSSQIVMLGAHMDTHYVGDGAVDNTVGTAEVIEMARQFAQAGELEYTVRFATWGAEELGLLGSYGYFLQNEAALQSDLRLYLNFDMTHADLGESGDRIPFEVNDPDLKAEIEAVMQLWRERFPALATDYQTPVSYSAAAGPSDHRTFAMEGFTTATGYGSGSAEYHTKYDTIEQINAESLQIAPQILGSYGLHVARHGL
- a CDS encoding metal-dependent transcriptional regulator, yielding MVSESAEMMLKHIYSLSAAGDRVRTTDLAQQTGLTPATVTEMVQRLGSEGFLDYQPYHGVLLTNEGLHVAAEMEHRFDLLQRFLVEVLGVEQGEADTVACRMEHILTRDIETRLCNLLGISPDDSEAAVCQELNRDCEACAHPSVVPLSRLATGDEARVRAILDSADMTLSLASAGLKPGARVRVVAADGGGWSLATPQGELAVDEQLAQRIILDR